Proteins co-encoded in one Streptococcus ruminicola genomic window:
- a CDS encoding Na/Pi cotransporter family protein: MSVNWQEIAFGFFGGLGLFLFSIKYMGDGLQQAAGDRLRFYIDKYTSNPFLGILVGLAMSALIQSSSGVTVITVGLVSAGLLTLRQAIGIVMGANIGTTVTSFLIGFNLGDYALPMIFIGAALLFFTSNRRLNNIGRIIFGVGGIFFSLNIMGDAMGPLKTVPAFQDYLATLGDKPIMGVLIGTGLTMLIQSSAAIIGILQGLYAGHLLDLQGSIPILLGSNIGTCITAVLAAIGSNIAAKRVAGAHVLFNVVGTVLFMILLVPFTSLMQWMEVHFKLTPAMTVAFAHGTFNITNTILLFPFIGTLAFVVTKLIPGEDEAAKYKAIYLDKIILKQAPAIALGNAKKQLIHLGAFATQAFEAAFLFVETCNEKYADKTQKFEDTINNVDEELTKYLIDLSSEQLNQHESEILSSILDSSRDLERIGDHSISLVHLMEHNISKDITFSPVAVQEIDQLYHETHRMILDSLKVVIDNDLPLANELVDRHKDIAHLERRIRKNHIKRMNNGECTPLAGVNFIDLITPCTRITDHALNLVEKVLENQI, translated from the coding sequence GTGTCAGTAAATTGGCAAGAAATTGCTTTTGGTTTTTTTGGAGGTCTAGGACTCTTTCTCTTCAGTATTAAATATATGGGAGACGGTCTACAACAGGCTGCAGGAGACAGACTTCGTTTTTATATCGACAAATATACGAGTAATCCTTTCTTAGGAATTCTTGTTGGTTTAGCCATGTCAGCTCTAATCCAATCAAGTTCAGGGGTAACAGTTATCACTGTTGGTCTTGTGTCAGCAGGCCTTTTAACCTTGCGACAAGCGATTGGTATTGTCATGGGAGCCAATATCGGGACGACTGTAACGTCCTTTCTGATTGGTTTTAATTTGGGTGACTATGCACTCCCAATGATTTTTATTGGTGCCGCTTTGTTATTCTTCACGTCAAACCGACGTTTGAATAATATCGGACGTATCATCTTTGGTGTCGGAGGAATTTTCTTCTCACTTAACATCATGGGTGACGCTATGGGACCATTAAAAACTGTTCCAGCCTTTCAGGATTATTTAGCAACCTTAGGTGACAAACCGATTATGGGTGTTTTGATTGGGACTGGCTTGACCATGCTTATCCAATCATCAGCTGCCATTATTGGTATTTTGCAAGGGTTATATGCAGGTCATTTACTTGACCTTCAAGGCTCAATTCCTATTCTTTTAGGAAGTAATATCGGTACTTGTATCACAGCCGTGCTAGCAGCGATTGGTTCAAATATTGCAGCCAAACGTGTGGCTGGTGCTCACGTTCTCTTCAACGTTGTCGGAACAGTGCTCTTTATGATTCTATTGGTGCCATTTACTAGCTTGATGCAATGGATGGAAGTTCATTTCAAATTGACGCCAGCCATGACGGTTGCCTTTGCCCACGGAACCTTTAACATTACAAATACCATCTTGCTCTTCCCATTCATTGGAACCTTGGCATTTGTTGTGACAAAATTAATTCCTGGTGAAGATGAAGCTGCTAAATACAAAGCTATTTACCTTGATAAGATTATTCTAAAACAAGCGCCAGCTATTGCCCTTGGTAATGCTAAAAAACAATTGATTCACTTGGGGGCTTTTGCCACACAAGCCTTTGAAGCAGCATTCTTGTTTGTTGAAACATGTAATGAAAAATACGCTGATAAGACACAAAAATTTGAAGATACTATCAATAATGTCGATGAAGAATTGACTAAATATTTGATTGACCTTTCAAGTGAACAATTGAATCAACACGAAAGTGAAATTTTATCAAGTATCTTAGATTCATCACGTGATTTGGAACGTATCGGTGACCACAGTATCAGCTTGGTGCATTTGATGGAGCATAATATTTCAAAAGATATTACTTTCTCTCCAGTTGCTGTTCAAGAAATCGATCAACTTTACCATGAAACACATCGTATGATTTTGGATTCATTGAAAGTTGTTATTGATAACGATCTGCCATTAGCAAATGAGTTGGTAGATCGTCACAAAGATATCGCTCATTTGGAACGTCGCATCCGTAAGAATCACATCAAACGCATGAACAACGGTGAGTGTACACCACTTGCAGGGGTTAACTTCATCGATTTGATTACACCATGTACACGTATCACAGATCACGCACTTAACTTGGTTGAAAAAGTACTTGAAAATCAAATTTAA
- a CDS encoding DUF3737 family protein, with protein MKTIIKNQTYDEERALYASSDILGDTCQFTGAADGESALKESKNIEVRDSYFNLRYPFWHDKDLVITDSEMTENCRAALWYSDDIRISHSKLHGIKALRECSNVAISDSEIISPEFGWSVKDIAMTDTVVTSEYFMLHSERLHFHQVTLNGKYSFQYITDSVFEDCEFNTKDAFWHAKNVVIKNSIIKGEYLAWYSENVTFENCTIIGTQPFCYCKNLTLINCKMLDADLAFEKSEVTASITTAMISIKNPLSGVITVSNLDELIMDDATAKGKVIIRNQ; from the coding sequence TTGAAAACAATTATTAAGAATCAGACTTACGACGAGGAGCGAGCTTTATATGCTAGCTCTGATATTTTGGGGGATACTTGTCAATTTACTGGGGCTGCTGATGGCGAAAGTGCCTTAAAAGAAAGTAAGAATATCGAAGTAAGAGACTCTTATTTTAATTTACGCTATCCATTTTGGCACGACAAAGATTTGGTGATAACTGACTCAGAAATGACGGAAAATTGCAGAGCTGCCCTCTGGTATTCAGATGATATTAGGATTAGCCATTCAAAATTACATGGGATTAAAGCTTTACGCGAATGTTCAAATGTTGCCATTTCAGACAGTGAGATTATCTCACCTGAATTTGGTTGGTCAGTGAAAGATATTGCAATGACGGATACTGTTGTTACTAGTGAATATTTTATGTTGCATTCAGAGAGACTTCATTTTCATCAGGTGACTTTGAACGGAAAATATTCTTTTCAGTACATTACGGATTCCGTTTTTGAGGATTGCGAGTTTAATACGAAAGATGCTTTTTGGCATGCTAAAAATGTTGTTATTAAAAACAGTATTATTAAGGGTGAATATCTCGCTTGGTATAGCGAAAATGTGACCTTTGAAAATTGTACTATCATTGGAACGCAACCTTTTTGCTACTGTAAAAATCTAACCTTGATTAATTGTAAAATGCTTGATGCAGATTTAGCTTTTGAAAAATCAGAGGTTACAGCCAGCATTACAACAGCAATGATTAGTATCAAAAATCCTTTAAGCGGAGTGATTACAGTTTCTAATCTTGATGAGCTGATAATGGATGATGCTACGGCTAAAGGAAAAGTTATTATCCGTAATCAATAG
- the nagA gene encoding N-acetylglucosamine-6-phosphate deacetylase, which translates to MTKYIKADEFYYPYHVKGAGYLAIENGRFGDWQEEAPHGAEIIDYSGFSVAPGLVDTHIHGFAGVDVMDNTQEAFKTMSEALLGAGVTSFLPTALTASFDTLDDICRTAADVAGQEKGARIQGLFFEGPYFTEKYKGAQNPSYMKNPSTAELDQWLESSKGLLKKIALAPERDEVEDFINYANDKNVIVALGHSDATYNQAAKAVEAGASVWVHAYNGMRGLNHREPGMVGAVYEMPNTYAELICDGHHVHPSACDILMHQKDHEHVVLITDCMSAGGLKDGDYMLGEFPVTVEKGTARLKSNGALAGSILQLKDAVKNVVNWGIASKAQAISMASLTAAISVGIDDKCGQIKKGRLADFIVLDKDLDLRATYLGGQEAWKA; encoded by the coding sequence ATGACAAAATATATCAAAGCAGATGAATTTTACTATCCTTACCATGTAAAAGGTGCGGGTTACCTTGCTATTGAAAATGGTCGTTTCGGTGATTGGCAAGAAGAAGCACCACATGGCGCAGAAATTATAGATTATTCAGGTTTTAGTGTGGCACCTGGTTTAGTTGATACACACATTCATGGCTTTGCTGGTGTTGATGTGATGGATAACACCCAAGAAGCTTTTAAGACTATGAGTGAAGCCCTTTTGGGTGCTGGTGTGACAAGTTTCTTACCGACAGCCTTGACAGCTTCATTTGATACTCTTGACGATATTTGTCGCACAGCAGCAGATGTCGCAGGTCAAGAAAAGGGAGCACGCATTCAAGGACTTTTCTTTGAGGGACCTTATTTTACTGAAAAATACAAAGGTGCTCAAAATCCATCTTATATGAAAAATCCTTCAACTGCTGAACTTGATCAATGGTTGGAAAGTTCAAAAGGACTCTTGAAAAAAATTGCTTTAGCACCTGAACGAGATGAAGTTGAAGACTTTATCAATTATGCAAATGATAAAAATGTGATTGTGGCTCTTGGACACTCTGATGCGACATATAATCAAGCCGCAAAAGCAGTGGAAGCAGGAGCTTCTGTCTGGGTGCATGCCTATAATGGTATGCGCGGACTTAATCACCGTGAACCTGGTATGGTAGGTGCTGTTTATGAAATGCCAAATACTTATGCTGAATTGATTTGTGACGGACATCATGTTCATCCATCAGCTTGTGACATTTTGATGCACCAAAAAGATCATGAACACGTGGTTTTGATTACAGATTGTATGAGTGCTGGTGGTCTTAAAGATGGTGACTACATGCTTGGTGAATTTCCTGTGACTGTTGAAAAGGGAACAGCACGCTTGAAATCAAATGGAGCTCTTGCTGGTTCAATTCTTCAGTTGAAAGATGCCGTTAAAAATGTGGTTAATTGGGGAATTGCTTCAAAAGCGCAAGCTATTAGCATGGCAAGTCTCACAGCAGCAATCTCAGTTGGCATTGACGATAAATGCGGTCAAATCAAAAAAGGTCGTTTGGCAGACTTCATTGTCTTAGATAAGGATCTTGATTTACGGGCAACTTATCTTGGCGGACAAGAAGCCTGGAAAGCGTAA
- the glyQ gene encoding glycine--tRNA ligase subunit alpha, whose translation MSKKLTFQEIILTLQQFWNDQGCMLMQAYDNEKGAGTMSPYTFLRAIGPEPWNAAYVEPSRRPADGRYGENPNRLYQHHQFQVVMKPSPSNIQELYLESLERLGINTLEHDIRFVEDNWENPSTGSAGLGWEVWLDGMEITQFTYFQQVGGLQTGPVTSEVTYGLERLASYIQEVDSVYDIEWAPGVKYGEIFLQPEFEHSKYSFEISNQDMLLENFEKFETEAKRCLEENLVHPAYDYVLKCSHTFNLLDARGAVSVTERAGYIARIRNLARVVAKTFVAERKRLGYPLLDEATREKLLKEDAE comes from the coding sequence ATGTCTAAAAAATTGACTTTCCAAGAAATTATTTTGACTTTGCAACAATTTTGGAATGACCAAGGTTGTATGTTAATGCAAGCTTACGATAATGAAAAAGGTGCTGGTACAATGAGCCCTTACACATTCCTTCGTGCCATCGGTCCAGAACCATGGAATGCAGCTTACGTAGAACCATCACGTCGTCCAGCAGATGGTCGTTATGGTGAAAACCCTAACCGTCTTTACCAACACCACCAATTCCAAGTTGTTATGAAACCATCTCCATCAAACATTCAAGAACTTTACCTTGAGTCATTGGAACGTTTGGGAATCAACACTTTGGAACACGATATTCGTTTCGTTGAAGATAACTGGGAAAACCCATCAACTGGTTCAGCTGGTCTTGGTTGGGAAGTTTGGCTTGACGGTATGGAAATCACTCAATTTACTTACTTCCAACAAGTTGGTGGTTTGCAAACTGGTCCTGTAACTTCAGAAGTTACTTACGGTCTTGAACGTTTGGCATCATACATCCAAGAAGTGGATTCAGTTTATGATATCGAATGGGCTCCAGGTGTAAAATACGGTGAAATCTTCCTTCAACCAGAATTTGAACACTCAAAATACTCATTTGAAATTTCTAACCAAGATATGCTTCTTGAAAACTTTGAAAAATTTGAAACAGAAGCAAAACGTTGCTTGGAAGAAAACTTGGTTCACCCAGCTTACGACTACGTTTTGAAATGTTCACACACATTCAACTTGCTTGATGCGCGTGGTGCTGTTTCTGTAACAGAACGTGCTGGTTACATCGCTCGTATCCGTAACTTGGCTCGTGTCGTTGCTAAAACATTTGTTGCTGAACGTAAACGCCTTGGTTACCCATTACTTGATGAAGCAACACGTGAAAAACTTTTGAAGGAGGATGCTGAATAA
- the glyS gene encoding glycine--tRNA ligase subunit beta, which produces MAKNLLVELGLEELPAYVVTPSEKQLGDRMAAFLKEKRLAFEGIQTFSTPRRLAVRVLGLADAQTDLTEDFKGPSKKIALDADGNFTKAAQGFVRGKGLTTDDIEFREVKGEEYVYVTKHEAGKAAKEVLVDIPEILSAMTFPVNMHWANNTFEYIRPVHTLTVLLDDEALDLDFLDIHSGRVSRGHRFLGHETEIATADSYEEDLRKVFVIADAKERQEMIVNQIKAIEKAENVRVEIDDELLNEVLNLVEYPTAFMGSFDTKYLEVPEEVLVTSMKNHQRYFVVRDLDGNLMPNFISVRNGNEKHIENVIKGNEKVLVARLEDGEFFWREDQKLNIADLVAKLDNVTFHEKIGSLSEHMKRSKVIAAYLAEKAGASAEESKALARAAEIYKFDLLTGMVGEFDELQGIMGEKYALLAGEDAAVAAAIREHYLPNSADGDLPETKVGALLALADKLDTILSFFSVGLIPSGSNDPYALRRATAGVVRIMDAFGLKIPMDELVDNLYALEFDSLTYEHKAEVMDFIRARVEKMMNKSVSKDIKEAVLAGSNFVVAEMLEAADALVEASKAEGYKAAVESLSRVFNLAEKAQAGVAVDASLFENDEEKALAQAAADLNLAGSASDKLAQLFALSSVIDKFFDNTMVMVDNEAVKNNRLAILAELTAKASSVAAFNKLNTK; this is translated from the coding sequence ATGGCTAAAAATTTACTTGTAGAACTTGGTTTAGAAGAATTACCAGCTTATGTTGTTACTCCAAGTGAAAAACAACTTGGCGACCGCATGGCAGCATTTTTGAAAGAAAAACGTTTGGCTTTTGAAGGCATTCAAACTTTCTCAACTCCACGTCGTTTGGCTGTACGTGTTCTTGGTCTTGCTGATGCTCAAACTGATTTGACAGAAGATTTCAAAGGTCCTTCTAAAAAAATCGCTTTGGATGCTGATGGTAACTTTACAAAAGCTGCTCAAGGTTTTGTTCGTGGTAAAGGTTTGACAACTGATGATATCGAATTCCGCGAAGTCAAAGGTGAAGAGTATGTTTACGTTACAAAACATGAAGCAGGAAAAGCTGCTAAAGAAGTTCTTGTAGACATTCCAGAAATCTTGTCAGCAATGACTTTCCCAGTAAACATGCACTGGGCAAACAATACATTTGAATACATTCGCCCAGTTCACACATTGACTGTACTTCTTGATGACGAAGCTCTTGACCTTGACTTCTTGGATATCCACTCAGGTCGCGTGAGCCGTGGTCACCGTTTCCTTGGTCACGAAACAGAAATCGCAACTGCTGATTCATACGAAGAAGATTTGCGTAAAGTCTTTGTTATCGCAGATGCTAAAGAACGTCAAGAAATGATTGTTAACCAAATCAAAGCTATCGAAAAAGCTGAAAACGTTCGTGTTGAAATCGATGATGAATTGCTTAACGAAGTGCTTAACTTGGTTGAATACCCAACTGCTTTCATGGGTAGCTTCGATACTAAATATCTTGAAGTTCCAGAAGAAGTGCTCGTTACTTCAATGAAAAACCACCAACGTTACTTCGTTGTTCGTGACCTTGATGGCAACTTGATGCCAAACTTCATCTCAGTTCGTAACGGTAACGAAAAACACATCGAAAACGTCATTAAAGGTAATGAAAAAGTTCTTGTTGCTCGTTTGGAAGATGGAGAATTCTTCTGGCGTGAAGACCAAAAACTTAACATCGCTGACCTTGTCGCTAAACTTGATAACGTAACATTCCACGAAAAAATTGGTTCACTTTCAGAACACATGAAACGTAGCAAAGTGATTGCTGCTTACCTTGCTGAAAAAGCTGGCGCTTCTGCTGAAGAAAGCAAAGCACTTGCACGAGCTGCCGAAATCTACAAATTTGACCTATTGACAGGTATGGTTGGTGAATTTGACGAATTGCAAGGTATTATGGGTGAAAAATATGCCCTTCTTGCTGGTGAGGATGCCGCAGTAGCAGCAGCTATTCGTGAACACTACCTTCCAAACTCAGCTGATGGTGACCTTCCAGAAACTAAAGTTGGTGCACTTTTGGCACTTGCTGATAAATTGGATACAATCTTGTCATTCTTCTCAGTTGGTTTGATTCCATCAGGCTCAAACGACCCATACGCTCTTCGTCGTGCGACAGCTGGTGTGGTTCGTATCATGGATGCCTTTGGTTTGAAAATTCCAATGGATGAATTGGTTGACAACCTTTACGCTTTGGAATTTGATAGCTTGACATACGAACACAAAGCAGAAGTTATGGACTTCATCCGTGCGCGTGTTGAAAAAATGATGAACAAATCAGTTTCTAAAGACATTAAAGAAGCTGTTCTTGCTGGTTCAAACTTTGTTGTGGCTGAAATGCTTGAAGCTGCTGACGCTCTTGTTGAAGCAAGCAAAGCAGAAGGTTACAAAGCCGCTGTTGAAAGCCTTTCACGTGTCTTCAATCTTGCTGAAAAAGCACAAGCAGGTGTAGCAGTTGATGCAAGCTTGTTTGAAAATGACGAAGAAAAAGCTTTGGCACAAGCTGCAGCAGACTTAAACTTGGCTGGCTCTGCTAGCGATAAATTGGCACAATTATTTGCACTAAGTTCAGTTATTGACAAATTCTTTGACAATACAATGGTTATGGTAGATAATGAAGCTGTTAAAAATAACCGCTTAGCTATTCTTGCTGAATTGACAGCAAAAGCAAGCAGCGTTGCCGCATTTAACAAATTGAATACCAAATAA
- a CDS encoding DUF896 family protein: MNEKKIQRINELARKKKTVGLTGPEKVEQAKLRKEYIEGYRHSLLHHIAGIKIVDEDGNDVTPEKLRQLQRERGLHGRSLDDPNS, from the coding sequence ATGAATGAAAAAAAGATTCAACGTATTAATGAACTTGCACGCAAGAAAAAAACAGTTGGTTTGACTGGTCCAGAAAAAGTTGAACAAGCTAAATTGCGTAAAGAGTATATTGAAGGTTACCGTCATTCACTTCTTCACCACATCGCTGGTATTAAAATCGTCGATGAAGATGGAAATGATGTGACACCAGAAAAACTTCGTCAATTGCAACGTGAACGTGGTTTGCACGGTCGTAGCCTTGACGATCCAAATTCATAA
- the tkt gene encoding transketolase — protein MTFDAIDQLAVNTVRTLSIDAIQAANSGHPGLPMGAAPMAYVLWNHVMNVNPKTSRSWSNRDRFVLSAGHGSALLYSLLHLSGYDVTIDDLKNFRQWGSKTPGHPEVNHTDGVEATTGPLGQGIANAVGMAMAEAHLAAKFNKPGFDIVDHYTYALHGDGCLMEGVSQEAASLAGHLKLGKLVLLYDSNDISLDGPTSKAFTEDIKGKFEAYGWQHILVKDGNDLEAIAKAIEEAKAETEKPSIIEVKTIIGFGAEKQGTSAVHGAPLGVDGIAYAKKSYGWEYPEFTVPEEVAKRFEVGIKFRGEAAENAWETKFREYEAAYPELAAEYKAAFANKPVDVKLDDFELGTSLASRSSSQQAIQQISAQVPSFWGGSADLSASNNTMVKVESDFQPDNYLGRNIWFGVREFAMAAAMNGIALHGGTRVYGGTFFVFSNYLLPAVRMAALQQLPTVYVMTHDSIAVGEDGPTHEPIEQLASVRSMPNLNVIRPADGNETNAAWKRALAETTRPTMLILTRQNLPVLEGTKELAEEGLNKGAYIISEAKGDLDGILIATGSEVKLALDTQAALEAKGVHVRVVSMPAQNIFDEQDAAYKESILPANVTKRLAIEAGSSFGWGKYVGLQGKTLTIDTWGASAPGAKIFEEYGFTVDNAVSLYESL, from the coding sequence ATGACATTTGATGCTATTGATCAGTTGGCAGTAAACACTGTCCGTACGCTCTCAATTGATGCCATTCAGGCAGCCAATTCAGGTCACCCAGGTCTTCCAATGGGAGCTGCACCTATGGCTTACGTTCTTTGGAATCATGTAATGAATGTTAATCCAAAGACAAGTCGTTCTTGGTCTAACCGCGACCGTTTCGTATTGTCTGCAGGTCACGGTTCTGCTCTTTTGTATAGCCTACTTCACTTATCAGGCTACGATGTAACAATCGATGACTTGAAGAACTTCCGTCAATGGGGTTCAAAAACACCAGGTCACCCAGAAGTTAACCATACTGATGGTGTAGAAGCAACTACAGGACCACTTGGTCAAGGTATCGCTAACGCTGTTGGTATGGCAATGGCAGAAGCTCACTTAGCTGCTAAATTTAACAAACCAGGCTTTGATATTGTAGACCACTACACTTATGCTTTGCATGGTGATGGTTGTTTGATGGAAGGTGTCAGCCAAGAAGCTGCTAGTCTTGCAGGTCACTTAAAACTTGGTAAATTAGTCCTTCTTTACGATTCAAATGACATCTCACTTGATGGTCCAACATCAAAAGCCTTTACAGAAGATATTAAAGGTAAATTCGAAGCTTACGGTTGGCAACATATCTTGGTTAAAGATGGTAACGACCTTGAAGCTATTGCTAAAGCTATCGAAGAAGCTAAAGCTGAAACAGAAAAACCATCTATCATCGAAGTGAAAACAATCATTGGCTTCGGTGCTGAAAAACAAGGTACATCAGCTGTTCACGGTGCCCCTCTTGGTGTTGATGGAATTGCTTATGCTAAAAAATCTTACGGTTGGGAATATCCAGAATTCACAGTACCAGAAGAAGTTGCTAAACGCTTTGAAGTTGGTATCAAATTCCGTGGTGAAGCTGCTGAAAACGCATGGGAAACTAAATTCCGTGAATACGAAGCTGCTTACCCAGAATTAGCTGCTGAATACAAAGCTGCATTTGCTAACAAACCAGTTGACGTGAAACTTGACGACTTCGAACTTGGAACTAGCCTTGCTAGCCGTTCATCAAGTCAACAAGCTATCCAACAAATCTCAGCTCAAGTCCCATCATTCTGGGGTGGTTCAGCTGACCTTTCTGCATCAAATAATACAATGGTCAAAGTAGAATCTGATTTCCAACCAGATAACTACCTTGGTCGTAACATCTGGTTTGGTGTTCGTGAATTCGCTATGGCTGCTGCAATGAACGGTATCGCTCTTCATGGTGGTACTCGTGTTTACGGTGGTACATTCTTCGTATTCTCAAACTACCTTCTTCCAGCTGTTCGTATGGCTGCCCTTCAACAATTACCAACTGTTTATGTTATGACACACGATTCAATCGCTGTTGGTGAAGATGGTCCAACTCACGAACCAATTGAACAATTAGCTAGCGTTCGTTCTATGCCTAACCTTAACGTTATCCGCCCAGCCGATGGTAATGAAACAAACGCTGCATGGAAACGTGCTCTTGCCGAAACAACTCGTCCAACAATGCTTATCTTAACTCGTCAAAATCTTCCTGTTCTTGAAGGAACAAAAGAATTGGCAGAAGAAGGTTTGAACAAAGGTGCTTACATTATTTCAGAAGCTAAAGGTGACCTTGACGGTATCCTTATCGCTACAGGTTCTGAAGTGAAATTGGCTCTTGACACTCAAGCTGCTTTGGAAGCTAAAGGTGTTCACGTTCGCGTGGTTTCAATGCCAGCACAAAATATCTTTGACGAACAAGATGCTGCTTATAAAGAAAGCATCCTTCCAGCTAACGTTACAAAACGTTTGGCAATCGAAGCTGGTTCAAGCTTTGGTTGGGGCAAATATGTCGGTCTCCAAGGTAAAACTCTTACAATCGATACTTGGGGAGCTTCAGCACCAGGTGCTAAAATCTTTGAAGAATATGGATTCACAGTTGATAACGCTGTTAGCCTTTACGAATCATTGTAA
- a CDS encoding bacteriocin immunity protein codes for MDERCSKLYSAIKVAYEDMVVRQDVKLSKILLSASNEVIKSRDAGLCALHLDRDLNLYSAHTDLTLPRGVEELKKLTQKWAAEYYEKKEVSKWIKPL; via the coding sequence ATGGATGAAAGATGTAGCAAGCTATATTCAGCTATTAAAGTCGCTTATGAAGATATGGTCGTTAGACAGGACGTGAAATTATCTAAAATTTTGCTGTCGGCGTCTAATGAAGTGATTAAGAGTAGAGATGCTGGTTTATGCGCTTTGCATTTGGACCGTGACTTGAATCTTTACAGTGCTCATACTGATTTAACACTCCCACGAGGTGTTGAGGAATTAAAAAAATTAACTCAAAAGTGGGCAGCAGAATATTATGAAAAAAAGGAAGTTTCAAAGTGGATAAAGCCACTTTGA
- a CDS encoding ABC transporter ATP-binding protein codes for MIRFEHVSKLYGDKEALSDLNVTIENGEIFGLIGHNGAGKTTTISILTSIIDATYGEIYVDDLALSEHRDDIKKRIGYVPDSPDLFLNLAASEYWHFLAKIYGVAEKEVDERIDRLSHLFDIAEHVNDLIESFSHGMRQKVIVIGALISNPDIWILDEPLTGLDPQASFDLKEMMKEHARGGNTVLFSTHVLAVAEQLCDRIGILKEGKLIFVGSLDELKANYPDKDLESIYLELAGRKVEEG; via the coding sequence ATGATTCGTTTTGAACATGTTTCAAAATTATACGGAGACAAGGAGGCACTTAGTGATTTAAATGTAACCATTGAAAATGGGGAAATTTTTGGTTTGATTGGTCATAATGGTGCTGGTAAAACAACGACTATCAGCATTTTAACGTCAATCATTGATGCGACTTATGGTGAAATTTATGTGGATGATTTGGCTTTATCAGAACATCGTGATGACATTAAAAAACGTATTGGTTATGTTCCAGATTCACCAGATTTATTCTTGAATTTGGCAGCTAGTGAGTATTGGCATTTCTTGGCAAAGATTTACGGCGTTGCTGAAAAAGAGGTTGATGAACGTATTGACCGCTTATCACATTTATTTGATATTGCTGAGCATGTTAATGATTTGATTGAAAGTTTCTCACATGGGATGCGTCAAAAAGTCATTGTGATTGGAGCTTTGATTTCAAATCCTGATATTTGGATTTTGGATGAGCCTTTAACTGGTCTTGACCCGCAAGCTTCTTTTGATTTGAAAGAGATGATGAAAGAGCATGCGCGTGGTGGCAATACCGTTCTTTTTTCAACACATGTCTTGGCTGTTGCAGAGCAATTGTGTGACCGTATTGGGATTTTAAAAGAAGGCAAATTGATTTTTGTTGGTTCTTTGGATGAGCTAAAAGCAAATTATCCTGACAAAGATTTGGAAAGCATTTACCTAGAACTTGCTGGACGCAAGGTGGAAGAGGGGTGA